A window from Malassezia japonica chromosome 1, complete sequence encodes these proteins:
- the cbp3 gene encoding beta-ketoacyl-[acyl-carrier-protein] synthase II (EggNog:ENOG503P27E; COG:C) — MASLLVVRPRASAAAARGALGVRANSSVPEKRRSRASLLRRNLAPLSPPTPPPSEKAYSPLTVALVKGTGKLLGYNFVRSKAIKVTGDLYDRAAQRAQAEAHFWYKECALPPSFQTWFQLTNLHIFLLLSRFRALEKEEAREYSQELINHFFIDTESRMRERFGVQTSRLVKGYMKDLHLQHRGSMIAYDEGLATDDVRLSGAIWRNVWGGGWGVIGGVKRKTPLDKTKKGEDPSPEGTPVLAFDKETGTLEEPAEVDEDRAARAEILFPQHLERVTRWLRRELYRLGHLPDDVVLDGDVHALRTVPVPDMPTMSTPADAEAAQGAAAGQESPVVSAYTRI, encoded by the coding sequence ATGGCGTCCCTTCTCGTGGTGCGCCcccgcgcgagcgctgcggcggcgcgtggtGCGCTAGGCGTGCGTGCGAACTCGAGCGTGCCAGAgaagcgccgcagccgtgcatcgctgctgcgccgcaaccttgcgccgctctcgccgccgacgccgccgccgtccgaAAAGGCCTACTCGCCGCTGACGGTCGCGCTGGTGAAGGGCACCGGCAAGCTGCTTGGCTACAACTTTGTGCGCAGCAAGGCCATCAAGGTCACTGGTGACCTGtacgaccgcgccgcgcagcgtgcgcaggccgaggcgcactTTTGGTACAAAGAGTGCGCGCTCCCTCCCTCGTTCCAGACCTGGTTCCAGCTGACAAACCTGCACATCTTTCTCCTGCTGAGCCGCTTCCGTGCGCTGGAGAAGGAGGAGGCGCGTGAGTACTCGCAGGAGCTCATCAACCACTTTTTCATCGACACCGagtcgcgcatgcgcgagcgctttgGCGTGCAGACCTCGCGCCTGGTCAAGGGCTACATGAAGGACTTGCACCTGCAGCACCGCGGCTCAATGATCGCCTACGACGAGGGCCTCGCGAcagacgacgtgcgcctctCGGGCGCGATCTGGCGAAACGTTTGGGGCGGCGGCTGGGGCGTCATTGGCGGCGTGAAGCGCAAGACGCCCCTCGACAAGACCAAGAAGGGCGAGGACCCGAGCCCAGAGGGCACGCCGGTACTTGCATTCGACAAAGAgaccggcacgctcgaggagcccgctgaggtcgacgaggaccgcgcggcgcgcgccgagatccTCTTTccgcagcacctcgagcgcgtgacGCGctggctgcgccgcgagctctaccgcctcggccacctgccggacgacgtggtgctcgacggcgacgtgcacgcgctgcgcaccgtgccgGTGCCCGACATGCCGACCATGTCGAcgcccgccgacgccgaggcggcgcagggcgcggcggcgggccaGGAGTCGCCGGTCGTCTCGGCCTATACGCGTATTTAG
- the HIS6 gene encoding 1-(5-phosphoribosyl)-5[(5-phosphoribosylamino)methylideneamino]imidazole-4-carboxamidisomerase (BUSCO:EOG092640IZ; EggNog:ENOG503NVJU; COG:E) yields MTTVPSRSVFRPCIDLHGGEVKQIVGGTLRNAAKGTGDDEAALKTNFVAKHPPSYYADLYRTHQLQGGHVIKLGPGNDAAAEEALKAWPNGLHLGGGITLENAAAWIEKGAEKVIVTSYLFPDCRFALDRLEALEQAVGKERLVVDISCRRRGDEWVVAMNRWQDLTDMVLSKASLDLVSAHCSELLIHAADVEGLCQGIDEELVQRLGEWVSIPTTYAGGARHLEDLQLVDRLSRGRVDLTFGSALDIFGGQGVTLAALCAWNGS; encoded by the exons ATGACGACCGTGCCCTCGCGGAGCGTCTTTAGGCCGTGCATTGACCTGCATGGCGGCGAGGTGAAGCAGATtgtcggcggcacgctACGCAATGCGGCCAAGGGCACCGgggacgacgaggcggcgctcaagACCAACTTTGTGGCGAAGCACCCCCCGTCGTACTATGCCGATCTCTACCGCACGCACCAGCTGCAGGGCGGCCATGTGATCAAGCTTGGCCCCGGGAAtgacgccgcggccgaggaggcgctcaaggcgTGGCCAAATGgcctgcacctcggcggcggcatcaCGCTCGAAAATGCCGCTGCGTGGATCGAAAAAGGCGCCGAAAAGGTGATTGTCACGTCCTATCTCTTCCCCGACTGCCGCTTTGCGCTtgaccgcctcgaggcgctcgagcaggcggtcggCAAGGAGCGACTCGTTGTCGACATctcgtgccgccgccgcggcgatgAGTGGGTGGTCGCGATGAACCGCTGGCAGGACCTCACCGACATGGTCCTCTCCAAAgcgtcgctcgacctgGTCTCGGCGCACTGCAG CGAACTACTGATCCATGCGGCAGATGTCGAGGGGCTGTGCCAAGgcatcgacgaggagctcgtccAAC GCCTCGGCGAATGGGTGTCGATCCCTACGACCTatgcgggcggcgcacgcc ACCTCGAGGACCTCCAGCTGGTCGACCGCCTGTCCCGCGGACGCGTCGACCTCACCTTTGGCAGCGCCCTGGACATTTTCGGCGGCCAGGGCGtgacgctcgcggcgctctgcgCGTGGAACGGTTCATAG
- the NIC96 gene encoding nuclear pore complex subunit (COG:D; EggNog:ENOG503NU66): protein MDGFVGQTGAAGHAGLSLSDILQQSRKLTNQLGRDSDLPSIQLGIDQIESQSRKLASKSVRNGNPAADARAHYLLASGGIDAAQLSNAIQHTNIANTFEPLQPVYDTDMEGFIQHEHEQVILSMIEESRRQTLDDFQHKLGDGLHQDWQNQKRRILEELGQHKLDEGDTVSGVPGGLSFRRSTTSMPSVPQSAADEALNASVLHSRIIRYDTVIARLNKARVDHEPIPLIHALMEIVEGIVQEPARKRGLLDAWTVLKYMVHEQGALPKPVQEREYAAAYMDLDAFHSAPGLALRKKWVGGARAYLEAQFAEYMEQVIAASPLQAQRGGVPTVRATVAAFLRAQLRTPQNAWVAGIAREMDQSTDTPLWANLFYLIRSGHASDALRCAHENEASLQRADPSFLAYFKAWIDAEDRQLPKSMREHLMAEYVTRFRSVALDAQDPYHYTLYRLMGRFDTAKKFPQPLVSSTENWLWLQLCMVTESAEGDAQDPTLRTHTLHDLAQKLEKYGEAHFDPKGTRPLHYFQLLLLVGEFEKAIAFLHARAAYQVDVVHFAIALTYYGLLRVPAASETSQFDYLTVVQRAKGPVALIDFAKLIQRYTRLFAQSSPRDAIAYISLLCLNAKCPAPVGGEQVQRCHELVRSLILEAPSSSFVELLGDVRADGTPVPGLIEQHLDALHLGDKREFVRKIVESAAKQCEREQRTTDAILLYNHIGEHDTVISVLNRELGATLMEPVSLSEWQTNVDAGSAATLSAVSSLVTLARGILASYEQHYNYRGAPGLVCQTLLGLKKAVSLYNDNQLLPALQTLEALHLLPLDAEARKDVVSITRKAEEFKTYDENITKNFSDIVLMAMTLLYKLHQELKNSITRSNSGALYEYRSQARALMMWAGMLRFRMSNETYSQLTRLDVYIH from the exons ATGGACGGTTTTGTGGGCCAGACGGGTGCGGCAGGCCATGCGGGCCTGTCGCTCTCCGACATTCTGCAGCAGTCGCGCAAGCTCACGAAccagctcggccgcgacTCGGACCTGCCGTCGATCCAGCTCGGAATCGACCAGATCGAAAGCCAGAGCCGGAAGCTGGCGAGCAagagcgtgcgcaacgGCAACcccgcggcggacgcgcgcgc TCATTACCTGCTTGCGAGTGGTGGCATCGATGCCGCCCAGCTCTCCAATGCGATCCAGCACACAAACATTGCGAATACCTTTGAGCCGCTCCAGCCGGTGTACGACACAGACATGGAGGGCTTTATCCagcacgagcacgagcaggTAATCCTGAGCATGATCGAAGAGAGCCGCCggcagacgctcgacgacttCCAGCacaagctcggcgacgggcTGCACCAGGACTGGCAGAACCAGAAGCGACGCatcctcgaggagctcggccagcacaagctcgacgagggcgacaCCGTgtccggcgtgccgggcggcCTCTCGTtccgccgctcgacgaccagcATGCCGAGTGTGCCGCAGTCGgccgcggacgaggcgttGAACGCGTCGGTGCTGCACTCGCGCATCATTCGCTACGATACCGTGATTGCGCGCCTGAacaaggcgcgcgtcgatcACGAGCCCATCCCGCTCATCCACGCTTTGATGGAGATCGTCGAGGGGATCGTGCAGGAGCCGGCTCGCAagcgcggcctgctcgacgcatGGACCGTGCTCAAATACATGGTCCACGAACAGGGCGCGCTGCCCAAGCCGgtgcaggagcgcgagtacgccgcggcgtacatggacctcgacgcgttccACAGCGCGCCCGGCCTCGCCCTCCGCAAAAAGTgggtcggcggcgcgcgcgcctacctcgaggcgcagttCGCCGAGTACATGGAGCAGGTCATTGCCGCCTCTCCGttgcaggcgcagcggggcggcgtgccgaccgtGCGTGCGACCGTCGCGGCATTCCTCCGCGCacagctgcgcacgccgcagaaCGCGTGGGTCGCGGGCATCGCACGCGAGATGGACCAGTCGACCGACACGCCGCTCTGGGCGAACCTCTTTTACCTGATCCGCTCGGGCcacgcgagcgacgcgctgcgctgtGCGCACGAAAACGAGGCGagcctgcagcgcgccgaccccTCGTTCCTGGCCTACTTCAAGGCGTGGATCGACGCAGAGGACCGCCAGCTGCCCAAGAGCATGAGGGAGCATCTCATGGCCGAGTACGTGACGCGCTTCCGCtcggtcgcgctcgacgcgcaggaCCCCTACCACTACACTCTCTACCGCCTCATGGGACGCTTTGACACTGCGAAAAAGTTTCCGCAGCCGCTCGTGTCCAGCACGGAAAACTGGCTCTGGCTCCAGCTGTGCATGGTCACGGAATccgccgagggcgacgcgcaggaccccacgctgcgcacgcacacgctccacgacctcgcgcagaaGCTCGAAAAGTACGGCGAGGCTCACTTTGACCCCAAGGGCACGCGCCCGCTGCACTACTTCCAGCTCCTcttgctcgtcggcgagttTGAAAAGGCGATTGCTTTtctgcacgcgcgcgcagccTACCAGGTAGACGTGGTGCACTTTGCCATCGCCCTGACCTACTACGGCCTCTTGCGCGTCCCGGCGGCGTCCGAGACGTCGCAGTTTGATTACCTCAccgtcgtccagcgcgcCAAGGGGCCCGTGGCGCTGATCGACTTTGCCAAGCTTATCCAGCGCTACacgcgcctctttgcgcagtcgtcgccgcgcgacgcgatcgCCTATATTAGCCTCTTGTGCCTGAATGCCAAGTGCCCGGCGCCAGTGGGCGGCGAACAGGTGCAGCGGTGCcacgagctggtgcgcaGCCTGATCCTCGAGGCtccgtcgtcgtcctttgtcgagctgctcggcgacgtgcgcgccgacggcacgccggtgccggGTCTCATTgagcagcacctcgacgcgctgcacctcggcgacaAGCGCGAATTTGTGCGCAAGATTGTCGAGTCCGCCGCGAAGCagtgcgagcgcgagcagcgcaccaCCGACGCGATCCTCCTCTACAACCACAtcggcgagcacgacaCGGTGATCTCGGTGCTGAaccgcgagctgggcgcgacgctcatGGAGCCGGTCAGCCTGAGCGAGTGGCAGACGAACGTCGACGCGGgctccgccgcgacgctctcggccgtctcgagcttggtgacgctcgcgcgcggcattCTCGCGAGCTACGAGCAGCACTACAACTATcggggcgcgccgggccTCGTGTGCCAGACGCTCCTGGGCCTCAAAAAGGCCGTGTCACTGTACAATGACAACCAGCTGCTCCCGGCcctgcagacgctcgaggcgctgcacctgctcccgctcgacgccgaggcgcgcaaggacgTGGTATCCATCACGCGCAAGGCGGAGGAGTTCAAGACCTACGACGAAAACATCACCAAGAACTTTTCCGATATCGTCCTGATGGCCATGACGCTCCTCTACAAGCTGCACCAAGAGCTCAAGAACTCGATCACGCGCTCCAACTCGGGCGCGCTGTACGAGTACCGCAgccaggcgcgcgcgttGATGATGTGGGCGGGCATGCTCCGCTTCCGCATGAGCAACGAGACGTATAGCCAGCTGACGCGTCTCGATGTCTATATCCACTAG
- the SKY1 gene encoding non-specific serine/threonine protein kinase (EggNog:ENOG503NV4H; COG:T) — MHVQTGSVLDGDLLSDSMSGSSMQAGSEDAGSVLTEDEEDFEDYCRGGYHPVNVGDRFSNGRYVIVRKLGWGHFSTVWLAKDLVANRHVAMKVVKSAPHYTETALDEIKLLQRLVSADRNHPGCRHCVSLLDHFRHKGPNGSHVCMVFEVLGENLLGLIKRYQHRGVPTHIVQQIAKQVLLGLDYMHQSCGIIHTDLKPENVLICIDDVEAVVEAELRTNPMAVPTKLVGVPPSQGRGGTQTPRRDPVFITSSRPLPSPSSSLGSSPMLDKLAFGMSRLDSSRQSLTDTGGSQSLASVSSNLPPNASSIPMSPVEPKSNVQVPLGSKVALPVQKGPSLLSQQARKAADDSQSVQVQDSPPEPSTAPESTTTPMATDEAPVKSPPSASTSMSGPEVLESVLRPAPAAGDPTVLPPPPPYDPSSLERITVKIADLGNACWTDHHFTNDIQTRQYRCPEAILGAKWGTTADLWSASAMFFELLTGDYLFDPAAGAKYNKDDDHIAQIIELLGDFPKSLAFSGKYSAEIFNRKGEPRHIHKLRYWPLISVLQEKYLLPLDRANQLSSFLLPMLRLNPTERASAREALEHPWLAGVLTQGEIELALLARQRQDIAMHTSGSPDPIAVMLSRRDMDVEDALKPVSSIASSPVDSPVGSLTWKSAQLSTQDSTADTLSLQDKLTSTRLSQEDNAPM, encoded by the exons ATGCATGTACAGACCGGCTCCGTGTTGGATGGCGACCTCTTGTCTGATAGCATGAGCGGAAGCTCGATGCAGGCGGGCTCGGAGGATGCCGGTTCGGTCCTTAccgaggacgaagaggacTTTGAGGACTATTGCCGTGGTGGTTATCACCCTGTGAATGTCGGCGATCGGTTCTCCAACGGCCGCTATGTGATTGTGCGAAAGCTTGGCTGGGGCCATTTCTCTACCGTTTGGCTCGCCAAGGATCTTGT CGCCAATCGCCATGTGGCGATGAAGGTCGTTAAGTCGGCCCCGCACTATACCGAGACGGCGCTGGACGAGATCAAGTTGCTGCAGCGTCTCGTGTCTGCAGACCGCAACCACCCCGGCTGCCGTCACTGTGTTTCGCTACTCGACCACTTCCGACACAAGGGCCCGAACGGCTCGCACGTGTGCATGGTCTTTGAGGTGCTCGGTGAGaacctgctcggcctcaTTAAGCGGTATCAGCACCGTGGCGTTCCTACGCACATTGTCCAACAGATTGCCAAGCAGGTCCTGCTGGGTCTCGACTATATGCACCAGTCGTGTGGCATTATTCACACGGATCTGAAGCCGGAGAATGTGCTAATCTGCATCGACGATGTTGAGGCCGTCGTGGAGGCCGAATTGCGCACCAACCCGATGGCGGTGCCTACGAAGCTCGTCGGTGTTCCTCCATCgcaaggccgcggcggtacGCAGACCCCCCGGCGCGACCCTGTCTTTATCACCTCCTCACGCCCCCTGCCGAGCCCTAGCAGCAGTCTGGGCTCGAGCCCGATGTTGGACAAACTCGCGTTCGGCATGTCGCGCCTCGACAGCAGCCGCCAGAGCCTTACGGACACGGGTGGATCGCAATCGCTTGCGTCGGTCAGCAGCAACCTGCCGCCGaacgcctcgtcgatccCCATGTCCCCGGTGGAGCCCAAGAGCAACGTGCAGGTCCCGCTCGGCAGCAAGGTCGCGCTACCTGTGCAAAAGGGCCCCTCGCTCCTTtcgcagcaggcgcgcaaggcggccgacgatTCGCAGAGCGTGCAGGTCCAGGACAGCCCGCCTGAGCCTAGTACCGCACCGGaatcgacgacgacgccgatgGCGACCGATGAGGCGCCTGTCAAGTCGCCGCCGTCTGCGAGCACGTCCATGTCGGGccccgaggtgctcgaatcggtgctgcgccctgcgcctgccgcgggCGACCCCACGGTCCTTCCGCCCCCGCCTCCGTACGACCCCTCGTCGCTGGAGCGCATCACGGTCAAGATTGCGGATCTTGGCAATGCATGCTGGACGGACCATCACTTTACCAATGATATCCAAACGCGCCAGTACCGCTGCCCCGAGGCGATTCTTGGTGCCAAGTGGGGCACGACGGCGGATCTGTGGAGCGCGAGTGCGATGTTCTTCGAGCTTCTTACGGGTGACTATCTGTTTGATCCCGCGGCGGGTGCCAAATACAACAAGGATGACGACCACATTGCGCAGATTATCGAGTTGCTGGGTGACTTCCCAAAGAGCCTCGCCTTTTCCGGCAAGTACAGTGCTGAGATCTTTAATCGGAAAGGCGAGCCTCGACACATTCACAAGCTTCGTTACTGGCCCCTGATCAGTGTCCTTCAAGAAAAGTATTTACTGCCCCTGGACCGGGCGAACCAGCTGTCGTCCTTCCTCCTGCCGATGCTGCGGCTGAATCCCAccgagcgtgcgtcggcgcgcgaggcgctcgagcaccccTGGCTGGCCGGCGTCTTGACGCAAGGCGAGATCGAActggcgctgcttgcgcgccagcgccaaGACATTGCCATGCACACCAGCGGCTCGCCCGACCCCATTGCGGTGATGCTGAGCCGCCGCGACATGGATGTAGAGGACGCGCTAAAGCCTGTCAGCTCGatcgcgtcgtcgcccgtCGACTCGCCCGTCGGTTCGCTGACGTGGAAGTCGGCGCAACTCTCGACGCAGGACTCGACCGCGGATACGCTCTCGCTCCAGGACAAGCtgacctcgacgcggctTTCGCAGGAAGACAATGCGCCTATGTAG
- a CDS encoding uncharacterized protein (COG:O; EggNog:ENOG503P3NU), with amino-acid sequence MAERAVGRGALCARQALLVQSARLCDTGACPDGVYATPDTDDFLRWNGVVFIRKGAYAPGVFRFSIQFDIKGEELTVPTVFFPPILLHPLVEPANGRLNMLPFLAFAQERAWPVDPADPAFLSCLMHFVAEIFDDNMLQGLLGQWVLNERMYTLFKSDRPLFDRLASQSASLSTSEPSLYDTHSGSGVPGDRDVSLAQPYATSSSHGALPFAPVGDEEVTRTRDQLLT; translated from the exons ATGGCGGAGCGCGCTGTTGGGCGGGGGGCGCTGTGTGCGCGCCAAGCCTTGCTCGTCCAATC CGCCCGGCTCTGCGACACTGGGGCATGTCCGGACGGTGTATACGCCACGCCAGACACGGACGACTTTCTGC GATGGAATGGTGTCGTGTTTATTCGCAAGGGCGCCTATGCACCGGGCGTGTTTCGGTTTAGCATCCAGTTTGATATAAAGGGCGAAGAGCTCACGGTGCCTACGGTGTTTTTCCCGCCTATCTTGCTGCACCCACTGGTCGAG CCCGCCAATGGCCGCCTCAACATGCTCCCTTTTTTGGCGTTTGCTCAAGAGAGGGCGTGGCCGGTCGATCCGGCCGACCCTGCGTTCCTCTCGTGCTTGATGCACTTTGTTGCCGAGATCTTTGACGATAACATGCTTCAAGGCCTCCTCGGGCAATGGGTCTTGAACGAACGAATGTATAC TCTATTCAAGAGCGACCGGCCACTCTTTGACCGGCTTGCGTCGCAGTCTGCAAGCCTCTCTACGTCCGAGCCCAGCCTGTACGATACGCACTCtggcagcggcgtgccgggcgacCGGGATGTGTCGCTTGCACAGCCCTATGCCACATCATCTTCGCATGGCGCCCTCCCCTTTGCACCCGTGGGTGATGAGGAAGTGACACGGACCCGCGACCAACTCTTGACGtga
- the SOL1 gene encoding 6-phosphogluconolactonase (COG:G; EggNog:ENOG503NY1P) has product MVGTQVPKHTHTDPVLYSFPTDDDLSKGLADFVIKAQNEAIERRNMFTIATSGGSLPKFLAKYLVGRTDNAVRWEKWQVFFADERIVPLNDPESNYDLCNKEFFSKVPELQRSQIHTIDESLLNDSVELADEYEKQLVQAFAGKESVRNPVFDLILLGMGPDGHTCSLFPDHELLGEQDRWVSPIEDSPKPPARRITFTYPVLNHAHHVAFVLAGAGKQEMLSKVLDQPQLGLPASRVRPFTPGDVLFFTDDAASKTTQFPRAKFNL; this is encoded by the exons ATGGTGGGTACTCAGGTGCCGAAGCACACGCACACGGATCCCGTGCTGTACTCTTTCCCTACGGATGATGATCTGAGCAAGGGCTTGGCCGACTTTGTGATCAAG GCGCAAAacgaggcgatcgagcgccgcaacaTGTTCACGATTGCCACCTCCGGTGGTTCGCTGCCCAAGTTCCTGGCCAAGTACCTCGTGGGCCGCACGGACAATGCGGTCCGCTGGGAGAAGTGGCAGGTCTTctttgccgacgagcgcattgTTCCCCTGAACGATCCCGAGTCGAACTACGATCTGTGCAACAAGGAGTTCTTCTCCAAGGTGCCCGAACTCCAGCGTAGCCAGATCCACACGATCGACGAGAGCCTCTTGAACGACTCGGTGGAGCTGGCGGACGAGTACGAAAAGCAGCTGGTCCAGGCGTTCGCGGGCAAGGAGTCGGTGCGCAACCCCGTCTTTGACCTGATTCTGCTGGGCATGGGTCCGGACGGCCACACGTGCAGTCTTTTCCCTGaccacgagctgctgggcgAGCAGGACCGCTGGGTGTCGCCGATCGAGGACTCGCCGAAGCCGCCGGCTCGCCGCATCACCTTTACATACCCTGTGCTGAACCACGCCCACCATGTGGCGTTCGTTCTCGCTGGCGCAGGCAAGCAGGAGATGTTGTCCAAGGTACTCGATCAGCCCCAGCTGGGTCTGCCTGCGAGCCGCGTTCGTCCGTTTACCCCTGGTGATGTCTTGTTCTTCACCGACGACGCAGCGTCGAAGACGACGCAGTTCCCTCGCGCCAAGTTCAACTTGTAG
- the MST1 gene encoding threonine--tRNA ligase (COG:J; EggNog:ENOG503NWTH) yields the protein MPIRAWGVRAWARGVPRRAPGVRALTLSHAVWAEPRTVAVPGGRTRVAQILNDACSNEAGSYFVARASNGQPISLQDEVGGEDAPESLTFLPFDTDDKLAQRSFWLSAAYMLSAALENLYGETLLTTSPSVTSSAGKEADGSSGFIYEVLRSRAPQPVAYGDRLAEAEQNVAGALTELFSAPEAPKLSNEELAAIDKEMKRLSSAGHDFVVESVPWDEAWALFERNPLKLYSMLQYARTKGEERPSVPIVRLSKTSFTDLGPWQCDEAVLLRRTKPIKACKLLGWSTASLPAHWANAAAEAQQPLLRVRGIAFPSAADLQAYSSRISESEKSDHRLLGLAQGLFFSHDSSPGSPFVMTHGMRLIRRVERVIRDLYDTFGYEEVQTPQLYRSSLWKQSGHWDKYREDMFSAQGFTEQEAARSCCNAHDAQSHLFGLKPMNCPGHCVMFAHQPRSYRELPLRLAEFSPLHRNEASGALSGLTRVRRFHQDDAHVFCTPAQVSGEIKSMLRMLAMAYGVFGFGNRFELVLSTRPDSFLGEVAQWDAAEASLKEALNASGRPWSLNEGDGAFYGPKIDIRLVDAMGRKHQTATIQLDFQLPERFQLEYALPDPNESTPGMRPGHARPVMIHRAILGSFERFLAILLEQCRGWWPFWLSPRQAVVIPTYSSNDPAVHEELHAYAQHVRRVLSSGTSSADKSPFLSPTMAHHALEVPSRSRFFVELPPHFLTPGETLGKKVRQAQLARYNFLLVVGQNEMESKTVSLRIRDERAGPAWHTSLGDTPDRGQAKVSEMVLGAIRATFPDKVAEGKQDVDLGQWRLDEVRRLFCVLDALHV from the coding sequence ATGCCGATTCGCGCTTGGGGCGTGCGGGCGTgggcacgcggcgtgccgcggcgtgcgccaggTGTGCGAGCACTGACACTGTCGCATGCAGTATGGGCCGAGCCGCGAACAGTGGCGGTTCCCGGCGGCCGGACACGCGTCGCACAGATTTTGAACGACGCGTGCTCGAACGAGGCCGGCTCCTACTTTGTGGCGCGTGCTAGCAATGGTCAGCCGATCTCACTCCAGGACGAGGTCGGGGGGGAGGATGCGCCGGAATCACTCACCTTTCTTCCTTTTGATACAGACGACAAGCTTGCCCAGCGCTCGTTCTGGCTCTCGGCAGCGTACATGCTGAGCGCAGCGCTTGAGAATTTGTATGGCGAGACACTGCTCACCACGTCGCCAAGCGTGACATCGAGCGCCGGAAAAGAGGCGGACGGATCGTCAGGATTCATCTACGAAGTGTTGCgcagccgtgcgccgcagccggtCGCCTacggcgaccgcctcgccgaggccgaacAGAACGTGGCCGGTGCGCTCACAGAACTCTTTTCCGCACCGGAAGCGCCGAAGCTCTCgaacgaggagctcgcggcgattGACAAGGAAATGAAACGCCTGAGTTCGGCCGGCCACGACTTTGTGGTGGAGAGCGTGCCTTGGGACGAGGCGTGGGCGCTCTTTGAACGCAACCCGCTCAAGCTCTACTCGATGCTGCAGTACGCCCGCACAAAGGGTGAAGAGCGCCCTTCCGTGCCGATTGTGCGCCTCAGCAAGACCTCGTTTACGGATCTGGGCCCATGGCAATGTGACGAAgcggtgctgctgcgccgcaccaaGCCGATCAAGGCGTGCAAGCTTCTCGGCTGGTCCACTgcctcgctgccggcgcaCTGGGCGAatgccgcggccgaggcgcagcagccccTGCTGCGCGTCCGCGGCATTGCCTTTCcgtccgccgccgatcTCCAAGCGTATTCTTCGCGGATTTCCGAGTCGGAAAAGTCGGATCACCGCCTGCTGGGCCTTGCCCAAGGCCTCTTTTTCTCGCACGACTCGTCGCCCGGCAGTCCGTTTGTTATGACGCATGGAATGCGCCTTATCCGCCGTGTCGAGCGAGTGATCCGCGACCTGTACGACACGTTTGGGTACGAAGAGGTACAGACGCCGCAGCTCTACCGCAGCTCGCTCTGGAAGCAAAGCGGCCACTGGGACAAATACCGCGAGGACATGTTTAGCGCACAAGGATTTACCGAGCAggaggccgcgcgctcgtgctgcaaTGCACACGATGCGCAGTCGCACCTCTTTGGTCTCAAGCCGATGAACTGCCCAGGCCACTGTGTCATGTTTGCTCACCAGCCACGCTCGTACCGTgagctgccgctgcgccttgccgagTTTAGTCCTCTGCACCGCAACGAGGCATCCGGCGCGCTGTCGGGCCTGACGCGGGTCCGCCGCTTCCACCaggacgacgcgcacgtCTTTTGCACGCCCGCCCAGGTCTCGGGCGAGATCAAGTCAATGCTGCGCATGCTTGCAATGGCCTACGGTGTGTTTGGCTTTGGCAACCGCTTTGAGCTGGTCCTCTCTACGCGCCCCGATAGCTTCCTGGGCGAGGTGGCGCAGTGGgacgctgccgaggcgagtctcaaagaggcgctcaaTGCCAGCGGCCGCCCGTGGTCCTTGAATgagggcgacggcgcgttCTATGGCCCCAAGATTGATATCCGGCTCGTGGACGCAATGGGGCGCAAGCACCAGACCGCCACGATCCAGCTCGACTTCCAGCTTCCGGAACGGTTCCAGTTGGAGTACGCACTGCCCGACCCCAACGAGAGCACACCGGGCATGCGCCCGGGCCATGCGCGCCCGGTCATGATCCACCGTGCGATTCTCGGCAGCTTTGAGCGCTTCCTCGCGatcctcctcgagcagtgCCGGGGCTGGTGGCCGTTCTGGCTGAGCCCCCGCCAGGCGGTCGTCATCCCGACGTACAGCTCGAACGACCCTGCGGTGCACGAGGAGCTCCACGCGTACGCGCAGCATGTACGCCGCGTGCTGagcagcggcacgtcgtcggcagACAAGAGCCCGTTCCTGTCCCCGACGATGGCGCACCATGCGCTCGAAGTcccctcgcgctcgcgcttctTTGTCGAGCTCCCGCCGCACTTTCTCACGCccggcgagacgctcggcaaaaaggtgcgccaggcgcagcttgcgcgcTACAACTTCTTGCTCGTTGTCGGCCAGAACGAGATGGAGAGCAAGACCGTGAGCCTGCGCATTCgtgacgagcgcgccgggccgGCGTGG